The Anaerolineae bacterium sequence GAAACGCTCCAGCGCCGCGGAGTGCCCAATCATTTCGGCGAACAGCGCTTCGGCCGGCGCCGGGACACCCATCTCCTGGGCCGCGCCATCCTGCGGGGGGATGCCGAGGCGTTTCTGCAGGAATTCCTGGGCCGGCCTCAGCCGGACGAACTGCCGGCCGTGCTGGAAGCGCGCCGGCTGTATGACGCCGGCCAGCTTCAGGCCGCCCTGCGCGCCTGGCCGCCCCAGTTCCACGAGGAGCGCCGCGCCCTGGAAGTGCTCCTGCGGTCGCCGGCGGCGGAAGCGCCGGCGCGCGCCCTGTACTCGATCTCCAAGCGCCTGCGCCGCTTCTTCGTCTCCGCCTACCAGTCCTATCTGTTCAACCGCGTCATGGCAGAGCGTCTGGAGACCCTGGACGTCCTGTTCGCCGGCGATGTGGCCTATAAGCACGACAGCGGCGGCGCGTTTCTGGTGGAGGACCCGACGCTCGAACAGCCGCGCGCCGACCGCTTTGAGATCAGCCCCTCCGGGCCCCTGTACGGCTACCGCATGCTGATGGCGGAGGGCCGGCAGGGGGAGTTGGAGCGCCGGGTGCTGGCCGAAGAGGGCCTGACGCTGGAGGACTTCAAGCGCGCCGAAGGACTGCGGCTGAAGGGCGGCCGGCGGCCCCTGCGTTTCCCCATCATGGACGTGGATGTATGGTATGATGACGGCCTGGTGCTGGCG is a genomic window containing:
- the truD gene encoding tRNA pseudouridine(13) synthase TruD; amino-acid sequence: MASETPVSTLWLTRHLPGTGGRIKVEYEDFQVTEIPLYAPCGQGEHTFFEIEKRGLPTMRAVEEIARALRVRPFQIGYAGLKDAHAVARQVLSVEHVPPERVLALELPSIRILWAKRHTNKLKQGHLAGNRFVIRIRDVPPDALERARPILETLQRRGVPNHFGEQRFGRRRDTHLLGRAILRGDAEAFLQEFLGRPQPDELPAVLEARRLYDAGQLQAALRAWPPQFHEERRALEVLLRSPAAEAPARALYSISKRLRRFFVSAYQSYLFNRVMAERLETLDVLFAGDVAYKHDSGGAFLVEDPTLEQPRADRFEISPSGPLYGYRMLMAEGRQGELERRVLAEEGLTLEDFKRAEGLRLKGGRRPLRFPIMDVDVWYDDGLVLA